In Flavobacterium luteolum, the DNA window TTTGCTTTTGAAAAAACAAGAAGAACTTTTAGTGTTTAATAAAAAGGCAGTTGAAGCTGGTTACTATCCGACACTTTCATTGTCTGCAGGATATAATTATATCGGACAAGGACCTGAAATGCCTTGGTTTGCAAAACCAGAAAAAGGAGTGTATTGGTCAGATTTCTCAGCAGTTGCCTTAAACCTACACGTACCAATCTTTACAGGTTTCGGGACTCGTGCAAAAGTTAGACAGGCAGATGTTCAAATCAGAGAACTTCAAGAAGACATCAAAGACACTAAATTATCTCTTGATTTAGATTATAAAAATGCAATGGCACAGATTAATAATAACCTTGTGACTATTGAGAATCAGAGAGAAAATATGCGTTTAGCGCTAGATATTTTAAGCAATACTAAAAACAATTATCTTCAAGGATTAGCATCTTTAACCGATTTGCTAGATGCAGAAAATGCATCACTTGAAGCTCAAAATAACTTTACAAGAGCAGTTTTAAATTATAAAATTGCCGAAATATCTCTAATCAAATCGAAAGGCGAACTTAAATCTCTTACTAAATAACAAATTATTACAATGAAGAAAATAATTATAACAGTCGTAATCATAGTCGTGGCTTTTGTCGGGATTAACTACATTCTAAATAAGAACAAGGCAGAAAATGAAGCGAAAACTGCAATTGTAGCAGAAAAAAACGCAGCAGTTTCTGTAAAAGTGGCTACAGTAAAAACAGAAGATGTTAACTTAGGTTTTACTGCAAACGGAAACTTCGCACCAATTCAGGAATTGACTTTCTCTGCTGAAAAATCTGGAAAAGTAATTAGTGTGTTAGTTAAAGAAGGTGACTATGTAAGAGTAGGCCAAACTCTTTTAACAGTAAGAGGTGACGTTATCAATGTAAACGCTCAAGCAGCTGAAGCAGCATATCAAAACGCAAAATCTGATTATGCTAGATATGAAAATGCTTTCAAAACAGGTGGTGTTACAAAACAGCAATTAGATCAAGCAAAATTAGCTTTAACTAATGCTCAATCTAATTATACTCAAGCTAAAATTAATGTTGGAGATACAAGAGTAAAAGCTCCAATTAACGGATACATCAATAAAAAATATATCGAGCCAGGTTCTATTTTAGCAGGAATGCCTGCAACTGCTTTATTTGATATTGTAAATGTTTCTAAATTAAAATTAACTGTTACAGTAAACGAAACTCAAGTTGCTAGTTTAAAATTAGGACAAACTGTAGACATTACAGCAAGTGTTTATCCTGATAAATCATTTAGTGGAAAAATTACTTTCATTGCTGCAAAAGCAGATGCTTCTTTAAATTTCCCTGTAGAAATTGAAATTACAAACAATGCTAACAACGACTTAAAAGCAGGTATGTACGGAACGGCAAACTTTGGTGCGAAGAGTCAAAAACAAAACTTGAAAGTTGTTCCTAGAAATGCTTTTGTTGGTAGTGTGAGCAGTAACGAAATTTTTGTTGTAGAAAACGGTGTTGCTAAATTAAGAAAAGTAGTGGCAGGAAGAATTTTAGGAGATAAAGTTGAAATCATTAATGGTTTAAATGACGGAGAAACTGTAATTGTGACTGGTCAAATCAACCTACAAGACGGAAATACAGTAGAAATTATTAAATAATTATTTGGCTATAAGCATTAAGCTATAGGCTATAAGCAATTCCAAAGCTTAAAGCCTATTGCCTACAGCTTAAAGCATAAAGAAAAAATATATGAAATTAGCCGAAATATCCATAAAACGTCCGTCGTTGGTAATTGTATTGTTTACAATTCTGACACTAGGTGGATTGTTCAGTTACAGCCAATTAGGCTACGAGCTGATCCCAAAATTCGAAACCAACGTTATTACGGTTTCAACTGTATATCCTGGAGCTTCTCCGAGTGAGGTTGAAAATACAGTAACGAAAAAAATTGAAGATGCGATTGCGTCTTTAGAAAATATCAAGAAAATCGATTCGAAATCTTATGAGAGTCTTTCGATTGTGTCAATTACATTGACTTCAAATGCGAATGTTGATATTTCGATGAATGATGCTCAGCGTAAAATTAATGCGATTTTGAGTGATCTTCCAGATGATGCAGATCCTCCGTCATTGACTAAATTCTCTTTGAGTGATTTACCAATTATGACGCTTGGTGCGAATGGTAAAATGGATGAAGCAGCTTTCTACGATTTGATCGATAAAAAGATTGCGCCAGTTTTATCTCGTGTACAAGGGGTTGCTCAGGTAAACATTATTGGTGGTCAAGAGCGTGAGATTCAGGTAAACCTTGATGCAGTAAAAATGCAAGGTTACGGACTTTCAGTTCCACAAGTACAGCAGACTATCTTGAGTTCAAACTTGGATTTCCCTACAGGTAACATCCAGACTCGTAACCAAAAAATCTTAATCCGTTTAGCGGGTAAATATAAGAATGTTGACGAATTAAGAAACTTAGTAGTTTCTTCTCAAAACGGAATTCAAATTCGTTTAGGCGATATCGCTGATGTTCAGGATACACAAAAAATTGCAGAGAAAATTGCACGTGTAGATCAAAAAAGTGCAATTGTTCTTCAAATTGTAAAACAATCAGATGCTAATGCCGTTGCGGTAAGTGAGCAATTGATTAAGACAATTAAAACTTTAGAGAGCGATTACAAATCGGCTCAATTGAAATTAGAGGTTGCAAAAGACAGTACTGTCTTTACGCTTGAAGCAGCAGATTCTGTTGTACATGACTTGTTAATTGCAGTTATTCTGGTAGCATTTGTAATGTTGTTCTTCTTGCACAGTATTCGAAACTCGTTAATCGTAATGGTATCTATTCCAGCATCTTTGATTGCGACATTTATCGGAATTTATTTGTTAGGTTACACACTTAACTTAATGTCTTTACTTGGTTTGTCTCTTGTTGTAGGTATTCTTGTGGATGACGCGATTGTGGTACTAGAGAATATTTACCGACATATGGAGATGGGTAAAAGCCGAATTCGAGCGGCTTATGACGGAACTGCCGAAATTGGTGCAACCGTAACTTCGATTACATTAGTAATTGTGGTAGTGTTCTTGCCAATTGCAATGAGTACAGGATTAGTATCGAACATTATTACCCAGTTCTGTGTTACGGTAATTATTTCTACAATGTTCTCGTTGTTGGCTTCATTTACAATTATTCCATGGTTATCTTCTCGTTTTGGAAAACTAGAGCATATTGAAGGTAAAAATCTTTTCGGAAAAATTATCCTTGGTTTCGAAAGCTATTTGACTCGTTTTACAAACTGGGTATCAAACTTGCTTAACTGGTGTTTAGATCACTATATTAAAACAATAGTTGCAGTTGTAGTAATGTTTTTTGGAACGATCTTCTGGTTAATGGGAGGTGGATATATTGGAGGAGAGTTCTTCGCATCATCTGATAGTGGTGAGTTCTTAGTACAAATTGAAATGCCAAAAGACGCTTCGTTAGAGCAAACCAACTTTATGACGCAAAAAGCAGAAGCTTTCTTAAAAGGAGAGAAATATGTTTTCAGCCAGATTACAACAGTTGGTCAAACCAGTGAAGGTTTAGGAGCTGCTCAGGCAACTGCATACAAAGCAGAGATTGACGTTAAAATGATTGATCAAAAAGATCGTACAGACGACGCCAACGTTTATGCTGCAAAAGTAAAACGTAAACTGGAAAAAGTTTTAGTTGGAGCAAAAGTAAAAACAGTTCCAGTAGGTATCTTAGGTACTGCTGAGGATGCAACTCTAGGTTTGATCGTAACTGGTCCAAACGTAGAAAGCGCAATGAAATTTGCTAAACTTGCCGAAGCAGAATTACGTACCATTCCTGGAACAACTGAGATTAAATTAACAGTTGAAGACGGAAATCCAGAGATCAACGTTCAGGTTGATAGAGATAAAATGGCTGCTTTAGGACTAACACTTCAAACAGTTGGTTTAACTATGCAGACTGCTTACAGTGGTAATACAGACGGTAAATTTAGAGCTGGTGAATACGAGTACGATATCAACATTAAATACAACGAATTTGATAGAAAAAATATCACAGACGTTAGTAACTTGATTTTCATCAACAATGCAGGTCAGCAAATTAAATTAAACCAATTTGCTACAATTACTGAAGGTTCTGGACCAAGTAAATTAGAGCGTAGAGATAAAACAGCTTCTGTAACCGTACAAGGTCAGAATGTTGGGGTACCAGCAGGAACAATCGTTCAGCAATGGCAGGCAAAATTAGATAAATTGCAAAAACCTACAGGAGTTAATTACATCTGGGGTGGTGACCAAGAGAATCAATCAGAAGGATTTGGTACTTTAGGAATCGCATTATTAGCCGCTATTATTTTGGTTTACCTTGTAATGGTTGGATTATATGACAGTTTCGTTCACCCGTTTGTTGTATTATTTGCTATTCCGCTTTCGTTCATTGGAGTTTTATTCGCCCTAGCATTAACAAACAATACCTTGAATATTTTTACCATCTTAGGGGTAATCATGTTGATTGGTCTTGTGTGTAAGAATGCGATCATGCTTGTCGATTATACGAATCAGCGAAGAGCAGCCGGAGAATCAATCAGAAACGCTCTAATCCAAGCAAACCACGCTCGTTTACGTCCGATTTTGATGACGACAATTGCGATGGTATTTGGTATGTTCCCGATTGCATTGGCATCTGGAGCAGGAGCTGAATGGAAAAACGGATTAGCGTGGGTAATTATTGGAGGTTTGATTTCTTCATTATTCCTAACGTTAATTGTGGTACCAGTTATCTATGATATTATGGAGAAAATCATTAGAAAATTCTCTAAAGGAGAAAAAATCGACTACGAAGCAGAAATGCATGCCGATTATGTGCATACTGAATTAAGCGAAGACGGTTTTAATCCGAAACATACTCATTAATAGTTTTAATTTTTGATAGTGGAATTCCGAGCCCGAATTCGGAATTTCACAATGAAAAATCCCAAGTTCCTTTAAATTGGAATTTGGGATTTTTTTTATTGTTAATCGAAAAATCTGTTTATTTGCATCACCTTACAAAAACAACTATGCTACAAAAAGACAAGTCAGCAGCTATTGGTTTTATTTTTATAACCATGTTAATAGACATTACAGGATGGGGAATTATTATTCCTGTAATACCAAAATTAATCGAAGAATTAATTCACGGAGATATCAGTGAAGCCGCAAAAATTGGCGGCTGGTTGACTTTCGCGTATGCGATAACTCAGTTTGTATTTGCTCCCGTTATTGGAAATTTGAGTGATAAATTTGGAAGAAGGCCAATTATCTTGATTTCCCTTTTCGGATTTTCATTAGATTATCTTTTATTAGCATTTTCGCCAACTATTATCTGGCTTTTTATCGGAAGAATTATTGCTGGAGTTACCGGTGCCAGTATTACAACCGCTTCAGCTTATATTGCCGATGTTAGTACACCTGAAAACAGAGCTAAAAACTTTGGTTTAGTAGGTGCAGCTTTCGGATTAGGTTTTATCATCGGACCAGTTATTGGTGGACTTTTAGGACAATATGGATCAAGAGTGCCTTTTTATGCCGCAGCAGTTTTATGTATGCTGAATTTCCTTTACGGATTTTTCATTCTGCCGGAATCGCTTAAAAAAGA includes these proteins:
- a CDS encoding efflux RND transporter periplasmic adaptor subunit gives rise to the protein MKKIIITVVIIVVAFVGINYILNKNKAENEAKTAIVAEKNAAVSVKVATVKTEDVNLGFTANGNFAPIQELTFSAEKSGKVISVLVKEGDYVRVGQTLLTVRGDVINVNAQAAEAAYQNAKSDYARYENAFKTGGVTKQQLDQAKLALTNAQSNYTQAKINVGDTRVKAPINGYINKKYIEPGSILAGMPATALFDIVNVSKLKLTVTVNETQVASLKLGQTVDITASVYPDKSFSGKITFIAAKADASLNFPVEIEITNNANNDLKAGMYGTANFGAKSQKQNLKVVPRNAFVGSVSSNEIFVVENGVAKLRKVVAGRILGDKVEIINGLNDGETVIVTGQINLQDGNTVEIIK
- a CDS encoding efflux RND transporter permease subunit — its product is MKLAEISIKRPSLVIVLFTILTLGGLFSYSQLGYELIPKFETNVITVSTVYPGASPSEVENTVTKKIEDAIASLENIKKIDSKSYESLSIVSITLTSNANVDISMNDAQRKINAILSDLPDDADPPSLTKFSLSDLPIMTLGANGKMDEAAFYDLIDKKIAPVLSRVQGVAQVNIIGGQEREIQVNLDAVKMQGYGLSVPQVQQTILSSNLDFPTGNIQTRNQKILIRLAGKYKNVDELRNLVVSSQNGIQIRLGDIADVQDTQKIAEKIARVDQKSAIVLQIVKQSDANAVAVSEQLIKTIKTLESDYKSAQLKLEVAKDSTVFTLEAADSVVHDLLIAVILVAFVMLFFLHSIRNSLIVMVSIPASLIATFIGIYLLGYTLNLMSLLGLSLVVGILVDDAIVVLENIYRHMEMGKSRIRAAYDGTAEIGATVTSITLVIVVVFLPIAMSTGLVSNIITQFCVTVIISTMFSLLASFTIIPWLSSRFGKLEHIEGKNLFGKIILGFESYLTRFTNWVSNLLNWCLDHYIKTIVAVVVMFFGTIFWLMGGGYIGGEFFASSDSGEFLVQIEMPKDASLEQTNFMTQKAEAFLKGEKYVFSQITTVGQTSEGLGAAQATAYKAEIDVKMIDQKDRTDDANVYAAKVKRKLEKVLVGAKVKTVPVGILGTAEDATLGLIVTGPNVESAMKFAKLAEAELRTIPGTTEIKLTVEDGNPEINVQVDRDKMAALGLTLQTVGLTMQTAYSGNTDGKFRAGEYEYDINIKYNEFDRKNITDVSNLIFINNAGQQIKLNQFATITEGSGPSKLERRDKTASVTVQGQNVGVPAGTIVQQWQAKLDKLQKPTGVNYIWGGDQENQSEGFGTLGIALLAAIILVYLVMVGLYDSFVHPFVVLFAIPLSFIGVLFALALTNNTLNIFTILGVIMLIGLVCKNAIMLVDYTNQRRAAGESIRNALIQANHARLRPILMTTIAMVFGMFPIALASGAGAEWKNGLAWVIIGGLISSLFLTLIVVPVIYDIMEKIIRKFSKGEKIDYEAEMHADYVHTELSEDGFNPKHTH